One window from the genome of Acanthochromis polyacanthus isolate Apoly-LR-REF ecotype Palm Island chromosome 21, KAUST_Apoly_ChrSc, whole genome shotgun sequence encodes:
- the nudt9 gene encoding ADP-ribose pyrophosphatase, mitochondrial isoform X2, giving the protein MSPRQACALPGYCALYVGVVGLLIYLSQGMVHLLLRRNWIGRIRLALTLVGLPFTVCSSGVRPTISCAPSYPFRTTKTITTTTTSCCKLCTTSVRTMPSSAALHVKSRCPQYPGSKIKRFPVPDDKVDWSQKWPQYNPVNHTDPAVLKKPVWADAEIGVFSPKFNTVDAGVDRTSFEGPYKVENGKPLNPHGRTGVTGRGLLGRWGPNHAADPIVTRWKADAKGAKILHSVSKRPILQFVAIKRKDCGEWAIPGGMVDPGEQVSLTLQREFSEEALNSLSVTPAERAKIHERINKLFKSPGFQVYKGYVDDPRNTDNAWMETVAVNFHDESGNSVSELPLQAGDDAGQVKWVDVDSSFALYASHSHFLELVAKERKAHW; this is encoded by the exons ATGTCACCGCGCCAGGCGTGTGCACTTCCTGGTTACTGTGCGCTGTATGTTGGGGTTGTTGGACTATTGATTTATTTGTCTCAAGGAATGGTACATTTACTCCTGCGACGGAACTGGATCGGCCGGATTCGTTTAGCGCTGACTCTCGTCGGTCTCCCGTTTACCGTCTGCAGCTCCGGAGTCAG GCCCACAATCTCCTGCGCACCTTCTTATCCTTTCAGAACTACTAAAACCATCACAACCACCACTACCAGTTGCTGCAAACTCTGCACAACCAGTGTCAGGACAATGCCATCCTCAGCAGCGCTTCATGTAAAGTCCAGATGCCCACAGTACCCAGGATCCAAAATCAAGCGCTTCCCTGTGCCTGATGACAAAGTGGACTGGAGTCAGAAGTGGCCGCAATATAATCCAGTCAACCATACTGATCCTGCAGTTTTAAAGAAGCCAGTATGGGCGGATGCTGAGATTGG CGTTTTCTCTCCAAAGTTCAACACTGTGGATGCTGGTGTGGACAGGACATCCTTTGAGGGCCCCTACAAAGTGGAGAATGGAAAGCCACT AAATCCTCATGGACGCACAGGGGTGACAGGTAGAGGTTTACTTGGACGATGGGGACCCAATCATGCTGCCGATCCCATTGTCACGAG ATGGAAAGCAGATGCCAAAGGAGCAAAGATACTTCACTCTGTCTCCAAACGACCTATTCTGCAGTTTGTGGCCATCAAGAGGAAAGACTGTGGGGAGTGGGCCATTCCTGGG GGGATGGTTGATCCAGGAGAGCAAGTTTCTCTCACGCTTCAGCGAGAGTTCTCCGAAGAAGCACTGAACTCTCTTTCGGTCACACCAGCAGAGAGAGCGAAAATCCACGAGCGGATCAACAAACTCTTCAAATCACCAGGATTTCAG GTCTATAAAGGCTATGTGGATGATCCTAGGAACACTGACAATGCTTGGATGGAGACAGTCGCTGTCAACTTTCATGATGAATCAG GCAACAGTGTGAGTGAGCTGCCGCTGCAAGCTGGTGATGACGCAGGACAAGTTAAATGGGTTGATGTTGACTCGTCTTTTGCCCTCTATGCGAGTCACTCCCATTTCCTGGAGCTGGTTGCCAAAGAGAGGAAAGCCCACTGGTAA
- the nudt9 gene encoding ADP-ribose pyrophosphatase, mitochondrial isoform X3 — protein MPTISCAPSYPFRTTKTITTTTTSCCKLCTTSVRTMPSSAALHVKSRCPQYPGSKIKRFPVPDDKVDWSQKWPQYNPVNHTDPAVLKKPVWADAEIGDFGLFFSVFSPKFNTVDAGVDRTSFEGPYKVENGKPLNPHGRTGVTGRGLLGRWGPNHAADPIVTRWKADAKGAKILHSVSKRPILQFVAIKRKDCGEWAIPGGMVDPGEQVSLTLQREFSEEALNSLSVTPAERAKIHERINKLFKSPGFQVYKGYVDDPRNTDNAWMETVAVNFHDESGNSVSELPLQAGDDAGQVKWVDVDSSFALYASHSHFLELVAKERKAHW, from the exons at GCCCACAATCTCCTGCGCACCTTCTTATCCTTTCAGAACTACTAAAACCATCACAACCACCACTACCAGTTGCTGCAAACTCTGCACAACCAGTGTCAGGACAATGCCATCCTCAGCAGCGCTTCATGTAAAGTCCAGATGCCCACAGTACCCAGGATCCAAAATCAAGCGCTTCCCTGTGCCTGATGACAAAGTGGACTGGAGTCAGAAGTGGCCGCAATATAATCCAGTCAACCATACTGATCCTGCAGTTTTAAAGAAGCCAGTATGGGCGGATGCTGAGATTGG GGACTTTGGCTTGTTTTTCAGCGTTTTCTCTCCAAAGTTCAACACTGTGGATGCTGGTGTGGACAGGACATCCTTTGAGGGCCCCTACAAAGTGGAGAATGGAAAGCCACT AAATCCTCATGGACGCACAGGGGTGACAGGTAGAGGTTTACTTGGACGATGGGGACCCAATCATGCTGCCGATCCCATTGTCACGAG ATGGAAAGCAGATGCCAAAGGAGCAAAGATACTTCACTCTGTCTCCAAACGACCTATTCTGCAGTTTGTGGCCATCAAGAGGAAAGACTGTGGGGAGTGGGCCATTCCTGGG GGGATGGTTGATCCAGGAGAGCAAGTTTCTCTCACGCTTCAGCGAGAGTTCTCCGAAGAAGCACTGAACTCTCTTTCGGTCACACCAGCAGAGAGAGCGAAAATCCACGAGCGGATCAACAAACTCTTCAAATCACCAGGATTTCAG GTCTATAAAGGCTATGTGGATGATCCTAGGAACACTGACAATGCTTGGATGGAGACAGTCGCTGTCAACTTTCATGATGAATCAG GCAACAGTGTGAGTGAGCTGCCGCTGCAAGCTGGTGATGACGCAGGACAAGTTAAATGGGTTGATGTTGACTCGTCTTTTGCCCTCTATGCGAGTCACTCCCATTTCCTGGAGCTGGTTGCCAAAGAGAGGAAAGCCCACTGGTAA
- the nudt9 gene encoding ADP-ribose pyrophosphatase, mitochondrial isoform X1 yields MSPRQACALPGYCALYVGVVGLLIYLSQGMVHLLLRRNWIGRIRLALTLVGLPFTVCSSGVRPTISCAPSYPFRTTKTITTTTTSCCKLCTTSVRTMPSSAALHVKSRCPQYPGSKIKRFPVPDDKVDWSQKWPQYNPVNHTDPAVLKKPVWADAEIGDFGLFFSVFSPKFNTVDAGVDRTSFEGPYKVENGKPLNPHGRTGVTGRGLLGRWGPNHAADPIVTRWKADAKGAKILHSVSKRPILQFVAIKRKDCGEWAIPGGMVDPGEQVSLTLQREFSEEALNSLSVTPAERAKIHERINKLFKSPGFQVYKGYVDDPRNTDNAWMETVAVNFHDESGNSVSELPLQAGDDAGQVKWVDVDSSFALYASHSHFLELVAKERKAHW; encoded by the exons ATGTCACCGCGCCAGGCGTGTGCACTTCCTGGTTACTGTGCGCTGTATGTTGGGGTTGTTGGACTATTGATTTATTTGTCTCAAGGAATGGTACATTTACTCCTGCGACGGAACTGGATCGGCCGGATTCGTTTAGCGCTGACTCTCGTCGGTCTCCCGTTTACCGTCTGCAGCTCCGGAGTCAG GCCCACAATCTCCTGCGCACCTTCTTATCCTTTCAGAACTACTAAAACCATCACAACCACCACTACCAGTTGCTGCAAACTCTGCACAACCAGTGTCAGGACAATGCCATCCTCAGCAGCGCTTCATGTAAAGTCCAGATGCCCACAGTACCCAGGATCCAAAATCAAGCGCTTCCCTGTGCCTGATGACAAAGTGGACTGGAGTCAGAAGTGGCCGCAATATAATCCAGTCAACCATACTGATCCTGCAGTTTTAAAGAAGCCAGTATGGGCGGATGCTGAGATTGG GGACTTTGGCTTGTTTTTCAGCGTTTTCTCTCCAAAGTTCAACACTGTGGATGCTGGTGTGGACAGGACATCCTTTGAGGGCCCCTACAAAGTGGAGAATGGAAAGCCACT AAATCCTCATGGACGCACAGGGGTGACAGGTAGAGGTTTACTTGGACGATGGGGACCCAATCATGCTGCCGATCCCATTGTCACGAG ATGGAAAGCAGATGCCAAAGGAGCAAAGATACTTCACTCTGTCTCCAAACGACCTATTCTGCAGTTTGTGGCCATCAAGAGGAAAGACTGTGGGGAGTGGGCCATTCCTGGG GGGATGGTTGATCCAGGAGAGCAAGTTTCTCTCACGCTTCAGCGAGAGTTCTCCGAAGAAGCACTGAACTCTCTTTCGGTCACACCAGCAGAGAGAGCGAAAATCCACGAGCGGATCAACAAACTCTTCAAATCACCAGGATTTCAG GTCTATAAAGGCTATGTGGATGATCCTAGGAACACTGACAATGCTTGGATGGAGACAGTCGCTGTCAACTTTCATGATGAATCAG GCAACAGTGTGAGTGAGCTGCCGCTGCAAGCTGGTGATGACGCAGGACAAGTTAAATGGGTTGATGTTGACTCGTCTTTTGCCCTCTATGCGAGTCACTCCCATTTCCTGGAGCTGGTTGCCAAAGAGAGGAAAGCCCACTGGTAA